CAGTTTCCATTCGTTCTCACCTGGCTTAAGTCTCCAGCTTTCATTCCATGCTTCACATATTTGGTTCGATTAATACATATTTTAGTATTGCTTGAAGGATTTGCTTTAACTGGGAAGGTTTACTTGCTGTAAGTTCTTGATTTACTGTCCTTGGATAAACACAAACAGCCGAGATATTAAGTGTGTTTTTAGAAAGCTAGGCTAAACGACTTAAGACTAAATGACTCGTATGAAGTCAGAATGCTTTGAGATGGTATGCTAAGTGAATTGCATCTTACTGCAGAATTGGTGTCTGACTGCCGTAAATGTTGCTCAGAGGATTCTGATGATTCCATCAGTAAGGTATGAAGTAATGTTTTTTGTAAATCTTAGGCTACTACTATAGCTTatgtatttttcataaaatttgtGCCACTAAAGTATGATTTCTTGTTTACGTTTTTTGCCGACTTCCCTCTTGACAATTTACCATATCTTTTTCGTTTCACTTTACCTTAACATGTATCGTCTATATGATTGAAAGTGGATTCAAGATTTATGTGGAGGCTTGAAGCTCTTGGGAGTTGTAATTCTTGATGTCTCGCACTAGATAGGCTTGTACAGAGTTCCTAATGTCTCCTTGACCAGTAATTTTTTCAGTGCCATTAGATACATGTTAATAGATCCACTACTACAATGAGAAATCTTTCTGTCCTGTAAGAAATTACTTTGGGAATTTTTAGATTTGTGGATCTTGCAATATGCTACTATGCACGTTGAAGAAGGATTGTTTGGTTAGTGATTAGTAAAAAGTGGGCCTGGCTGGtgctctcttttcccttttttcagaaaaaaaaagatGGAGGTTGACTCATAATTTGATTTTTAGTAAGGATAAGTGATTGAATAGTTGGTGGATGCAGAAGCTGTAGTATGCTATGACAAAGAGAATTTTGGTCTTTTCATCCATGTGAATTCATTCCTGTCTAAAGCATTCAAGTATTTACTCTGGAATTTCTATACATTGTTTTAAATAATTCATCAAATAAAAGAGGAGCTTTCAATAGAATATAGTGAGTTCTTCTTTTATATGGTGCATGTCATGTTTTAGTATCATACTTGTAATTGTATGGCATGGGCAGGGTTTTCTTCTTGAGTCATAGTTAATTAACATTCTCCGTAAACTCAAGTTTTTGGTAAAAAATCGGAGTGCAGGTTACATTCTCTGGTGCAATTTTGGAGGTGTGCATGAGGAAGCTGGTTTTTTATCCTGAAGTTGTATCATTcatagaagaagaaaaggataaaTTCCCATATGTCAAAGTGCAGTATGCTTATGCATCCCCACCAAAACTTATCATGCTGGACAGTGATGGTAATCACAAGGAAACAATAAGGTCAGTCTGATAAATCTATCCATGAGAAGTTTTACTCTTCTATGAGAAACATACCCCGTCCACTAGTAAAACAATGGATCTATCATATTGCACAATGCTGTCATATGAGATATCTacaatctttcattatttttctgAAAATCTTTTGTTTTTAACAGAAAAGAAAGTGTTTCAGGCAAGCCTTTGATATACTTTCTTAGTAAACATCTTATCTCTAATGCCCATGCACTGTCATATTTGGTTCAGTTTTATCTGTGGCCTGCCATATATCGGTGGGGATTTGACACTCATTGCCCCTGGTATAATGATGTTGCTTGATACCCACCGGTCACTCAGACACAACACTCTTACTTACCTAGTACTATTATTTGTATTCAATATTAGGTTCTTCACACAGGATATTTACTTGTCATGCTTATATAAAATTTCAGTGAGCAATTCTAATGCATTCGGTTCTAAGAATGCACCTGCAACTGTCCTGTCAAACTTATCCAGTTATGAAGTATTTGGGCCAACTCAGTCATCAAGTCGCACAAACCTTTTCGATATTTACATAAATAGATCACCTTAAATATGGCAAAATTTAGCCAGTTTATACAGCCGCATGTCTCGCAGGAGGGTGTTTTAGATAGCATGGGCAATCACATCTTTTAATGCTTACTGTTAATAATTCTAAAGAGGCTGTTTTTGCCTTTAGCACTAAGTCTTGTTTTTGGGAGAGGACGATCGGCATGCATCATCTCTTTTCTATTCCTGCCATTTTGATATAAAGCCAATTAATCAAGGAACTGACTACTGAAATTTGGAATCATACGAGTCTGCCTATTTCATGTCTTTGTAAAGTAGAAATTCGTTATTATTTTCTTAAAGAAACATCGATCTGTTCAGTTTAGCACTTGTGCATTTTTCTCTCTGTGGCGATTTATAACTCATTTGCTTATTTCTTCCATCAATAAACAGAATCGACAATTGGAAGCGTGAACACATTCAACAGTTCTTGAGGGAGAAGGTGAAGCCTGGTGGTGCATCTGCAATATGAAAGTTCCATGTACCAGATCTTTTTGGCTTCCATATGGTATCGAACCGGAAGTTACATTTTGCTAGAAATTATAGTAAAGTGGATTTTCTATTCATGTTGCACCAATCATATGAGTTTCACTGATTTGTTGCTTCTATTATCGTGCTCAACTCCACAATTGCTATAGTAAGGGTCTTGTGGGTATGGAATTTAGTGTTAAACTTTTGAGATCTTTCTTTAGTTCAGGCTTCATAAAATAAGCCCTGGATCTGGCAATATTTTCCTATGTATTATGGTCGTTTGAGAAGCAACTTGCACGCCAAGTATTTGGTTGCAAAATTATAATCATCTACCACACatgtttattgattttatttatgaactataaatttagattttatccatcaataattttaataatttaaaaactgATAAATCATGTGAAATATATGTCTTCTATTACGTACAAATACCTAGGAAACATACTATAAATAAACAGATTAGAAAATTTAAGATTCTAGTAATATGgaatgatatatgatatgtaaATTAAAATAATCAACTTATAATTTAATTGAAGGAATTTAAATTTTCATACGATAGACAAAAATATTAAGatattagaaaaaaatatatttctataccaaatataattatttaaaattataaatattggGTTATGAAAAGATGTATAAATAAACGTTAACGAATTGATTCCTGAAAACAAATTTAACCAAACAATGTTTATAAAATTGTACgatgtaaataaatttttaacagAAAATTAAAAATGGCATCTTAATTATTTATATAGatgttcttttttaaaaaatattaaaacaacactttattttatttgtaatttaaTATATCCAATACTCTCATGTCCTATTTTGGAGTAGCTACCATCTGTAAATAGGTTTGACCATAGGTGTCACTTATTCCTCTCCTACCTACGTCGAAAGCGAGATAAGCCAAATCTCTAGTCTTTTTTAATTGGTATTACATATCTAACAAGTCCATCGAGCCCTGGGTCCTCTGGATCAATTTTCTGGAACAAttcttataaataaataaataaataaattaattaattgatgagaAATAATGATCTTTATATGTTAAATAGATGGAGTCATTATCTTTTATCAATATAAATATTGGATTGCACTAGATAGTCTTCTCGGATGAATCTAGTGATTAGCGTATGAGGTGTTATCATCATGAAgtctggggttcaaatctcgataaagtcgaggtaaatatctcccttatgtattagtcactattccaaaggctagtagttgtccgtgatttatctcctccgtattaACTGTGAGATAGATTGACGGGGGCGCTGAAGACGAACATATTTATCTTTTGTCACCATTGGACTGGACTAGTGGATCCCTTCCCGTCCACTAATGCATTAAAAAACTCATCTATTAATTAGCTGAAATTGATATTCGAGAAACTAATTAAGAAAGATTGCCCTGGGCTAAGTTTAGATTATTTTTAATCTTATGGGTGCCGTGTTTAGATATTAATTAGAGTATAGCAGGGCTACCAAAATTGagtcaaattttaattaaatcaggATACGTAGTAATTcgtaaacttttcttttattattttttaataaacatAATTCATAATCCATGAGCTAACTTACTTTAAAAATTTGACTTAATCAAACTGAACTTCCAaccttattttaataattatactTTAGGCTAATTGTTTGTAGTAGAGTATGTTGTAGAAAGACACAACATGTTTTAATTTAGCTAGAATTATAAATGCATAGAAAACTCATTCACTATAAAATTTCCACAgagggaatatatatatataaatcaaacCTTCATTATAATGAGTCAACAGCTCGTTTGAACTACATTAGATGGGATGAatatccacataaaaaaataataaaataaaataaaataaaaactcctctACATCTCCTCTTTATTTCCcatgtatataattttttttttattattttttacaaaaCCTTCGTGTCTGTCTCCACCGTCCATGTCCGGAGCCTAGTGTCCAGGGCCCTTGGGGCTCGGCCCCGACGGCAACCTCGCCATCCACGTCGCCACCCTCTCCCTCGCCTTGTCATACATGCTCGGGTACGTCGCCAGAAGTCCCTCGCCGTCGAACTCGGAAGAACAGTCCGGCGCCGGCCTCGCCGCCtccgcacaccaagtgctcgacgAAATGACGATTAGAAAAACCGCCAGGACAAACAGAATCACGCAAGTCCTTCGAGCCTCCATCTCCTGCTGTTTTCTGGAGCTGAGTTGTAGTTGTTTAGAGCGGGAGGAGCATAtgcatatatatacacacacacgtaCAATTGGAGCAAAAGGTGGGAACCGCCCACCCCAGCGGCCCCCTGCGCCCGGCCCCACAGGTGTgcaggaggaggtaaatcagggTGAATGCTGGGTTGGAGGTTGACGGGGGTTCGAGGCATTTAGACCAGCAGACGGGGATATTATCCCTCATTGCAACTGGTGACACTCGAACCTTCGACCAATTGGAGCAACGTCCCGCCAACCTACCAACTGATCCAGCCCCTGGGGGCATACACACACACGTACAAGACTGCAGGAGAGGCGGTGGGTGGTCGTGAAGCAAAAGTCTTCGACGAACTAAATCAAAGATTTGATTTGAAAAGGTAAATGGTTGGCATGTTGACCAAATGTGAGCTGCGGAGCCGAAAGCTTGAAATGGTCAGATCTCCGGCATGAGGGAACGAGGGCATTTCTTCGAACACATGGATTGGAATTGGAGGCAGCTGCATGTTTTGACCACGCGGTGCGGACGTGCAGTTTCAAAGCCCCCAGCAGCAGCCGACGTTGCGGAGCGCCGTGTTTTACAAACAACGCCTTCCGATAATTTTCCAATGACACAGGGGTGGTTTCGATAAATCCCCCTAGATTTTGGATAAGTTGACGAAGTGGATTAGATAAAGCTTCGACGAATCCACTCGTCTCTCCCATTGCCCGCGGACCACTAATTTGTCTTCGagtaaaaaaggaaagaaataaatattattgaCTAAACAGAGACGGCAGGGAAAAAAATTTTACACGCAAAAGAAACTGAAATTTGGGggttggttttgaaattctcGCACGACACCCGCATGAAAAGTGAGTTTGGTCCAAGTAATATCAATTCGGATGTGTTCGAGTCGATtcgaataagaatattataaaaaaaaagtccACTCTGAATTGGATTCGAACTCTTAACTTaatcctaaaattttaattatgaatgacTAATAATCATTAGTACATATAAGAAAAAATATgttcaaatatattaaattttaattttaaaattttatatcttAACCACGTATCTCTAGGGGAGACAATTCTATCATCTATTACAGCAATAAGAACCGATTGGCAATTTGCAATTCGCAGGGGGGCAAAAACTTCCGGCGTGCCCGATGATCGTGTCATGCGAGCGCACGCATGATTGTGTTATGATACAAAAGTGTTATGCGATTACACGCATGGCAAAACATTTTCCTCGAACGAATTAATTGAGGTGCGACTGGACACGTCATTTGTTGAAATTTTGTGAAGTCAGAGATGAAATTATGCGTATCAGCGTGGCTCTTTCGTACTTTTAAGTTGAAAAAGAAGTAGGTGACAGCGTGTGCACGTTGTCAATGGTCTGTGATGTCTCTTCATGGGAATTTGAGTTCCCATTGGGTTTAAATATAATATTGTCAATTTAATAATTaactttataaaatatttaaagaaatatttttttttttttcaaaatactcCTCTATCTCTTATACGGTTTATACCAAACCGTTTTCTTTTTTTACTTCAACCGAATTAAACTATAGTAAAAGgccaaaatattatttatttcatcaaatattTTAATCCGAAAATGTTTGATTGGGTTAAATATATTGATTTCGTATAAAATAGATATTATTGTGCTAAAGAATTTGAATTTGTATCAAATTGACATTATTATGCTCACAATAATCTCTCAAGTTTGTTTATATCCCCTTCCAATTTTTTAGTCTTTCGGgcttaataaatatttttgataattctAAAAACTTTAAATGGATTATGATATACTCTTAGTTTTTCTTGATGTATATAGgttttaaattctttaattttattCAATACGTAGTCAAAAATATTTAATGGATCTAAAGATTAATGAATATCAGAAGTTGATTTTTAGAATattcatgctatttaaaatgAGTGAATTGGAAAACAATCTCCAAACACAACTTCAACTTTACACGCAGCCCTTATATCTAAAAATTATATTTCCATTCCTTAAATGTAAAGTTTTACTTGCTTCAACTCACTTATGTAAATATCGTTATATAATTGTCCCTCATATTTTTCAggtacaaaaaatttaaaaatgaatataattcctcctaaattcaataCTTTAAACTATAATTggatatattttttatcaaatggaGCATGATTTTTTTTTCGCTTAATATAATTCTTCCTAAATTCAACACaattttgttggtgcggttaacactaacggtctaacactacaaaaaaacagtCTATTAGGGACGACGGTTTGCAACGAATTTAAAATTTGTTCCAAACTTTCcaacaaaatttgcaacaaaataataaattgttccgaattagcaacaaatttaccaacaaaataaattcgttgcaaatgAGCAACAAAAGATAATTTGTCGCTAATTTTGTTGCAAgttaacaacaaaaaataaaatttgttgtAAATTTTCCAACGAATATTTAGttcgttgcaaattttgcaacgaatattttgttcgttgcaaatttttgcaacgaatattttattcgttgcaaatttttgcaacgaatagTATATCCGTCGCAAATATAGCAACGAAACTATTATTTGTTGGAAATTCCcgacaaatatataattcatcGCAAGTTTATAGCAAAAATTTAAGGATAGAGTTTCCAACAAATCttaaattcgttggaaatgtttccaacaaaaagacagattcgttggaaatgtttccaacaaaTATGCTAATTCattggagatttccaacaaattCGGGATTCGTTGGAAACaattccaacgaatctgccaatttgttggaaatttccaacgaatcacagattcgttggaaagtatgctatgatttaaaaacacgtttgaccgacctagagacctcggaatcggatgaaacaagttcctatatgCTCCTCTTgatctcctgattctatagatgtccttgaatattttttttgaattaatataaattttttacatcaaggtcaattggatgaatttgaatttgatcataaatgtgttagtgttttaaatcaaaatggagtttagttgaacttggtggatttaaaaaatgattttcgagtgctcagaacgaggagAAATCAGTTTGTTGGagagcgtaaggttctcgtgattatatccatgaattaaaaataattacggagctaatttattttgatttgtgaatttttaaacttaaatttaatttttccaacacattgggggttgaaaaaataaaagaaaaaaatatataaagtaaaaaaaatatttgagggcacatatgaagtcaggataaatagaggagcacacaggaaccggtttcatccaattcggaggtctctaggtcggtcaaccgtgattttaagaataggaagggtttccaacgaatctgaaattcgttggagatttccaacaaaatggcagattcgttggaaacatttccaacgaatctgccaattcgttggaaatttccaacgaatctcagattcgttggaaagtatgctatgatttaaaaacccatttgaccgacctagaaaccttggaatcggatgaaacaagtttctatgtgctcctcttggtctcctgattctatagatgacctcaaatattttttttgaattaagataaatttttacatcaaggtcaattggatgaattcgaatttgatcatgaatgtgttagtgttttaaatcaaaatggagtttagttgaacttggtggatttaaaaaatgatgttcgagtgctcagaacgagaggaaatcagtttgttagggagcgtaaggttctcgtgattatatccatgaattaaaaataattacgtagctaatttattttgatttgtaaatttttaaacttaaatttaatttttcaaacacattggggttgaaaaaataaaagaaaaaatatataaagtaaaaaaaatatttgagggcacatatgaagtcaggataaatagaggagcacacaggaaccagtttcatccaattcggaggtctctaggtcggtcaaccgtgattttaagaataggaagggtttccaacgaatatgaaattcgttggagatttccaacaaaatggtagattcgttggaaacgtttccaacgaatatgccaattcgttggaaagtatgctatgatttaaaaacccatttgaccgacctagagacctcggaatcggatgaaacaagtttctatgtgctcctcttggtctcctgattctatagatgacctcaaatattttttttgaattaagataaatttttacatcaaggtcaattggatgaattcgaatttgatcatgaatgtgttagtgttttaaatcaaaatggagtttagttgaacttgctggatttaaaaaatgatgttcgagtgctcagaatgagaggaaatcagtttgttagggagcgtaaggttctcgtgattatatccatgaattaaaaataattacggagctaatttattttgatttgtgaatttttaaacttaaatttaatttttcaaacacattgggggttgaaaaaataaaagaaaaaatatataaagtaaaaaaaaatatttgagggcacatatgaagtcaggataaatagaggagaacacaggaaccggtttcatccaattcggaggtctctaggtcggtcaaccgtgattttaagaataggaagggtttccaacgaatctgaaattcgttggagatttccaacaaaatggcagattcgttggaaatttccaacgaatcgccAATTGttgaaatttccaacgaatcacagaatcgttggaaagtatgctatgatttaaaaactcatttgactgacctagagacctcggaatcggatgaaacaagttcctatgtgctcctcttggtctcatgattctatagatgacctcaaatattttttttgaattaagataaattttttacatcaaggtcaattggatgaattcgaatttgatcatgaatgtgttagtgttttaaatcaaaatgaagtttagttgaacttggtggatttaaaaaatgatgttcgagtgctcagaacgagtggaaatcagtttgttggggagcgtaaaattctcgtgattatatccatgaattaaaaataattacggagctaatttattttgatttgtgaatttttaaacttaaatttaatttttcaaacacattgggggttgacaaaataaaagaaaaaatatataaagtaaaaaaaatatttgagggcacatatgaagtcaggataaatagaggagcacacaggaaccggtttcatccaattcggaggtctctaggtcggtcaaccgtgattttaagaataggaagggtttccaacgaatctgaaattcgttggagatttccaacaaaatggcagattcgttggaaacatttccaacgaatctgcc
This window of the Zingiber officinale cultivar Zhangliang chromosome 3B, Zo_v1.1, whole genome shotgun sequence genome carries:
- the LOC121967832 gene encoding selenoprotein F-like — translated: MRTQTSAALCSLVVLLLAGNALGTGERLGAKECEDLGFTGLALCSDCNTLAEYVKDEELVSDCRKCCSEDSDDSISKVTFSGAILEVCMRKLVFYPEVVSFIEEEKDKFPYVKVQYAYASPPKLIMLDSDGNHKETIRIDNWKREHIQQFLREKVKPGGASAI